Proteins from one Oncorhynchus masou masou isolate Uvic2021 chromosome 12, UVic_Omas_1.1, whole genome shotgun sequence genomic window:
- the plac8l1 gene encoding cornifelin homolog A isoform X1, translated as MEDTTAIVTTVHCAPVTKAAKQQAPGDEEDEEAGGWDIATESWNTQSAASAAMKLPVLTQPGLGVTTTTVTTITQTGGDWSSSLFNVCGDRTTCLLGAFVPCCLDLSLAHQYGECLCLPLLPGSTFAMRVGIRERYKIQGSVCEDWTTVYCCYPLAICQMIREMKRRMKSQTYKVSMGVIILQVPV; from the exons ATGGAGGATACCACAGCCATAGTCACCACAGTCCA ttgtgcaccagtcACCAAAGCTGCAAAGCAACAGGCCCCAGGTGATGAGGAGGACGAGGAAGCCGGGGGCTGGGACATAGCGACAGAAAGCTGGAACACACAGAGTGCCGCTTCTGCTGCGATGAAACTCCCTGTGCTCACGCAGCCTGGCCTGGGGGTAACCACGACAACAGTGACCACCATCACTCAGACGGGAGGGGATTGGAGCAGCAGTCTGTTCAACGTGTGTGGAGACAGGACCACAT GTCTCTTAGGGGCCTTTGTGCCCTGTTGCTTGGACCTGAGTCTGGCCCACCAGTACGGGGAGTGTCTGTGTCTGCCCCTGCTCCCTGGCTCCACATTCGCCATGCGGGTGGGCATCAGGGAGAGATACAAGATACAG GGCAGCGTCTGTGAGGACTGGACTACAGTGTATTGCTGCTACCCCCTGGCCATCTGTCAGATGATccgagagatgaagaggaggatgaagagccAAACCTACAAG GTCTCTATGGGGGTCATCATACTACAGGTTCCCGTTTGA
- the plac8l1 gene encoding cornifelin homolog A isoform X2, with product MEDTTAIVTTVHCAPVTKAAKQQAPGDEEDEEAGGWDIATESWNTQSAASAAMKLPVLTQPGLGVTTTTVTTITQTGGDWSSSLFNVCGDRTTCLLGAFVPCCLDLSLAHQYGECLCLPLLPGSTFAMRVGIRERYKIQGSVCEDWTTVYCCYPLAICQMIREMKRRMKSQTYKVSTALECS from the exons ATGGAGGATACCACAGCCATAGTCACCACAGTCCA ttgtgcaccagtcACCAAAGCTGCAAAGCAACAGGCCCCAGGTGATGAGGAGGACGAGGAAGCCGGGGGCTGGGACATAGCGACAGAAAGCTGGAACACACAGAGTGCCGCTTCTGCTGCGATGAAACTCCCTGTGCTCACGCAGCCTGGCCTGGGGGTAACCACGACAACAGTGACCACCATCACTCAGACGGGAGGGGATTGGAGCAGCAGTCTGTTCAACGTGTGTGGAGACAGGACCACAT GTCTCTTAGGGGCCTTTGTGCCCTGTTGCTTGGACCTGAGTCTGGCCCACCAGTACGGGGAGTGTCTGTGTCTGCCCCTGCTCCCTGGCTCCACATTCGCCATGCGGGTGGGCATCAGGGAGAGATACAAGATACAG GGCAGCGTCTGTGAGGACTGGACTACAGTGTATTGCTGCTACCCCCTGGCCATCTGTCAGATGATccgagagatgaagaggaggatgaagagccAAACCTACAAGGTATCCACTGCACTAGAGTGTTCCTGA